ccggcggcggagaggagcggggctagggttaggggggattttcatccgcgaatttggacggggagggcatatatatagattctgggagataggagagtccaaatgaggagcggtttttggccacgcgatcgtgatcgaacgaccgagagcatggaggggagtttgctgggttttgggccactttggaaggggtgttgggctgcaaagagagaggggctttacggttacccggttaaccgttggagtaccaaacgacctccaaatggcacgaaacttgacaggcggtctaccggtggtataccaaggccgcttggcaagactcggtccattccgagaacgtttaacacccactcacgaaaaagggagaagagggggacgccggaggacatagaagcgccggattgcaaaacggacaacggggaaaaggctcggatgcatgagacgaacacgtatgcaatgcaatgcacatgatgacatgataaaatgcaacacgcaagcaaatgacatggcaacgacggcgaataactggcagacacctggcgcatcggatccggggcgttacacctttCCCCACCTCCTTCCACCGTGGCCCACCACAAGTTCCGCccgtccgccgccgtcgattctGGCCAAACCTATGGGCGGAATCGCACCGCCGGGGCGTCCCTCACCCTGCACCACCGctaggctgccccccccccccgatccggcgagaagagccgccccTCATCGCTGTCGCCGCCGGGGTCGACCGCCCTCaagccgcccctcgtcgccgctgGTTAGTTTTTTGTGTGCTTCATGTCGAGTGGTCCACAAAGTTGGTTGACGCGGCGTGCGCTTCTCATTCATGTAGATGGAATTGAGCCCGTGCGAGAAGTTTTTTTCTCTCCGATTCGTCCGATTCAGACGACTCGGATGTTAAGATGATGCTCTCAAACTTTCTCCAGCAGACATTGGTGATAGCTCTTGCCGTCAAGGAGCACGAAGACGCGAACCGAAAGAGGCGGCGAGGATCGACCGTCGGGCGTCTTTGCATTTCTCGGAATCGCCATCtcgggaacgagatgttgatgcaagaccaTTTTGCCGGGAATCCAACATATCCACCacacctcttccggagaaggtaccgaatgcgccgatccctctttgtgaaaaaatttcaagcttgcgaggcaaattgtcGGTATTTTACTCAACAAAGAAATGATGCGGGcttgaagggatttagtgcatatcaaaaaatctcagcagctatgcgggtgattgcatatggcgttccggctgactatgccgatgagtatcttcgcattggtgaagatacaaCAATTGAGTCAGTGGGTAGATTTGCCAAAGTGATCATCCGTATCTTTGGTCCCGAATATCTTTGGGCACCGAACGAGGATGACACGAAGAAGttgatggcatctaatgagaggagaggttggcctggcatgctaggtagcactgattgtatgcattggacatGGAAAAATTGCCCGAAGGCATGGCAGAGAATATATTGTGGCAAGTCTTGTGATGCAACAATTATGAGAGGAGAGGTTATCCTTCACAACATGATTCTCGAAGATGAGAGAGGTATGAACTTGGAATTCTTCTACGACAATGTGGATAGtcgtgtcaaaccagctagagatCCTAAtcgcattagagcttttcttcaaaCATACAAGGAGATTAAAAATGCAAACACCCACTTTCAgcttcaggaggatctcattgagcaccattggcaaagggttGGACAGTAACAAACTCATTTTTccattcatttgtatttgtattcgggacaagttttgtatttcattatttgtatttgtattcattgatttgaataattatttataatgtggatgattgttgtattgtgTTGGTATTGATAATTGTGGTGTGGTATTGATATTTTGCAGACCGGCGGGATGCGGGGTGCAGCGGCGCAAGAGCGGATCctgcaaagccgacccgtaaaaaagtatattccgcGAATATCCTTTTATACGGGTCCGTTTGTGGGGTCTGCATCTGCAGCCATCCGCGTCGGCCCTCAAAAACGTTTTTCCACGAACTACAAAGACTGTTTTGCGCGCCAGCGGGatgtggggtctgctagagttgctctcagACTTATCTGTATATTTTTGCCTGAACTTGGATGCATTCCATGCTGTTTAGTGAACTGTATGAGTTCAGTCAACTGAATATACTACAAATTCAGGCTCACAAACAGTGATGTTCTTTGTGGCAACTTTAACTCCTTCCAGCAGCTAAACCTCATTACTCTAAACCATCTCCTAAATTTTCACTGATTGCTATATGCCCCAGATATTTGCGGCGTTTTTTTCTGAGGATGCTATAAGCAGTTTGCAGCACTAACATTGTACAGGTTACAGAACAAAAGCTGGAAATTCAGTGAAATGGGCATCGGATCTCTACAGAGTTCAAATCTTTTCTCAGCTGTCCACATTCCCAGGAAGAAGCTTGCGAGTCGTCCTGGAGGGAGTTGAAGTCGACGAGACCGTCACGAACCGTTCAGCGGCCGCTGGAATCACCCGTGACGGCTTGACGACTTCGACAACGGAGAGGTTGTAGGAGTCCGTCCCAAGGCGGCTCTGCGCCCACCCTTTCCCGCCGGAGAAGCCGCCGGCCATGACCCAGCAGTTCTTGAACCCCACGCTGTTGAGTGTCTTGGCCACAATCTTGGAGTTGTCACCGTACCTGCATTTCCCAGGCAGACATAGTTAAAGGTCAGAGGGGTTACTGTGTGAGTTCATCTTCAGAAGCAAATGCATGGAATTGTCTCTCGGTGCACCGACGAGTCCATGACGACGATGTTGGAGCCCTTGCCGATCCTCTTGAGGTAGGAGATCTTCAGCGCGGCGATCTCCGCCTCGGCTCGCTTTGCATTGCGCACCATTCCCTTTATCTTGTTCGGAAGTTCTTCGAGCCTGACAGAGTAAAAATGGTGGGATTTTTTCATCATTTGCAATGGATGAAACCCGAGTCGTATATGTAATTTCGGGGTTATTTGGGATGAAAAGAAAGAATGCGCACGGCAGAGCGATGATCTTGTTCTTTGCGTTGGAGGGGAGCTGCGGCACGCCGGCTTTGGCCTTGTCGTTCTCGCTTCGCACGTCGATGATAAGGTAACCTTGAGAGGTGACCATGTCCAGAGCTTGAGCTGGGCTCAGGTCACCTGAATCACAGGATGCAGATGCAATGCAGCAGGCCAGCAGCAGAGTGAGCAATGGTGGAAATGGTTTCGGATGATACATGGAGTGCAGCAACAGGGCGAGCAATGGAAGAACCTTTGTAGCCGCGTAGGCCGTATGAGAGCAGGGACCAGGCCGGCGGCAGGAGCAGGTACGCGAGGAACGCGGCTCCGGCGGCCACGACGTAGTCCGTGCCTTCCAGGGACCCGATGGTCTGCACGGTCTCGGACGCGATCGGCTTCGCGGCGCCGATGGCCGGCTGCGCCGCATCTGCGACCGTCTACTGAGGAGAGCGGCGTCATTGAGTGAACCTCGATGCTGATTACGGAGTCGCCGGAGACTGCGAGTGGGCGTACCTTGAAAGCAGACTGGAAGGGGGCAAGGTCGACGCCGGCGCCCTGGAGCGCCTCCGTGGCCTGCCTGGAGGCGTCGGAGACCACCGGCGAGGCGAGCTTCAGGGCCTGCTCGCCGGCGTTCTGCAGCACCGGCAGCGCCGGCTTCGCGGCCTCGCCCAGCGCCCTGAGCACGACAAAGGACTGCTCGGCCACCTTGCCGCCGACGCCGATCACCACGTCCACCGTGTCCACCACCTGCCCAATCACCAACCCAGTCGAGCACTCAGCCGCAATGCCACTGGACAATACAATCCGGAGCTCAGGATGAAACAAGATTTTACGCATGGGCGTCCGCGCGCGTTACCTTGGTGAACGACCCGGCGACGTCCTCCTTGGACAACGCCGCGGCGCGCGCCGCGGGCGTCGCGGCCATCAATGCAGCCGTCGACGAGGCAGCCGCCGCGGCCAGCGGCGCGGCATTCCATGGCGCCCGGCGGGGCGTGCCCTTGGtggccgccggaggaggaggagccgacggcGCCAGGGTGGCCGACACCGACGTGGGGGTAAAGGCCATGGCTCCGGCTTGCTCGCCGTACAGTCTACCCACAAGCGCTGCTCTCTCGGCCACACAAGCGCGCGCAGCCGCAGCGACGGCAGGGTCTATGGCTGAGACTTCTTTGGCTCATTTTCCGTTTGTGTGGCAAGGAGACGACGCTATCGCACGTGGCCTAATCTCACACGGAGAGGAGTTTACAACCGGTACGTACATAATTTTTTTCCCCGTCCATCGGACTGTCTATCGCACGTAATTGGTGTCCATAAATTGATGCCGATGCGCGGTATATCGCTTTTTTTTTTGAGACAGGCATATCgcttgttttgtttttttgtttttttcagtgGGTGGTATATCGCTTGTAAATTGGGCTGTTAAATTGTAAGCAGGAAAGGCCCATGGAGTGTGATGATGGGCCTGGCCTTAGCAGAAATTTGTCGAGGTAAATAGATTTAGGCCGAATACATGGGCCACTCATCACTTTTTTTTAATTGTTTGAATTGCTTACAACATGTGTCAGGTGGTGTCACTCATCACTTTCGAAGGGCATGTAGTGTGGTCCCTATGCTAAAAATAACAAGGCACCACACtactttttttaacacagtacaaataGTGTATGTGAGCGACTCCAattatactgtgttaaaaaagaaAGTAGTGTGGTCCCTTGGTTTTTTTAGTATAGTGTGGTCccttgttcaagatatcttcctgGTTTGTTCCATTATGATGTATTAGAAAAAGAATCCATGGGTTGCAACGGGAGAATTAAAAATACCACATGTCCCTAACCCAATAATCATGACTGAAGACTATAATAGGTCCACGTCCTTTATTTCAACATGGCATCCCAAGACGTGCATGCGTGGTTATCATTGATTTCTTTTATCTCCAATTTGGTTTTCcgcggtgtttatttgcaatccgggtcGATGTCGATACGAAAGAAAGACGGACCGTGTTGGTTAAGGATGCACCTTAAataatattttaaaaatgttgaacggGTAAGATATCATCATTCAAactctacatatttttctaatcaaatttaatatataacatgttaaaattagAGTTAGGACTTAAAAGATATGTATATTTCTGAAAAGCATTTATTTTAGATGGACTATAGGTTGATTAACCAAAatatcagggggggggggggggggggagggttctCTTTAATTCATGTCACTGTATCCCGTGGGTTAATTACCCGAAAGGGAAGGGGCTTTTCCATAAAAATGAAAAATGATTCATTTTCTCTGACTTAAAAGTGGACTGTGGGTTAATTACCATAAAATGCAGGGGGTTTGTGTAAAAATGTAGAAGCTTTCATTTTCTCCGACTTAAAGGCAGACTACGGGTTGATTATCATTGAAGGCATTTCTATAAATTGTACGATGGATGAGCAAAAGCTCTTCTCCTTTATTTGTAGGTATAGATTGATCAGTTTGCCTAGGGGAGAAAACAAAGCTATTCTTCATGACGTAGTTCAAGCACTCATGGGTGAAACTACGATGCTAGCGGATCTCTTCAAGGCTCCTTCGCATCCTGGTGAGTGACAGATCCTTTGGCTCTTCCTCCGGAGCGGTTGGTTTAGTCTTCTTGTCTAGTCTTAATTATGTTTATGTAATCTTGCGAGAAAACTATTGCTAGTACTCCATCTGTTCATTTTTATAAGGCCTTGAAAACATTTCAGACAAGGTGCAAATTAGTTCATTTTCAGTTGTTTGAAACGACTTATAAAATTGAACGGATGGAGTAATAGGTTTTTGTCTTGTAACAAGAGTTCCTATAGTGAGCTCTTGTGACAGTTTTATGTTAGTGCCCCCAACTCGCACGGCTACCTTCCGTTTTCCTTTTTGGCGATCACTATGCAAATGGATGAACCAATTATTTCCATTGGGCAATTAATGAAACGGGATTTGCCAGTTGAAAAAAAGGCATGAACATCATAAAAAACAGTAACAACATGATACATGAGACCTCCTATTTGATGCTTGGTCCGTCAATTAGTCGGCCAAACGCTTGAGGTGATTGGCGTAGTGTGTTGTGTGATTCTTTTATTATCAAGCGATCAAACTTCAATTTTTCAAAATatttaatttccttttgagttttCAGTTTCACTCGGTTTTGTTTTTTCACAAACATGACTTTTTAAGAAGATAGGTCAACATATTTTTAAATGGCTATTTTTCAAACACGTGAATAATTTGAAAAATTACATGAACATCTTTTAAAGGTTTGAACACTTCTTAAAAATGGCTGAACTTTTTAAAACTaggtgaacactttttaaaattgcACGAAAGTTTTCAAAACACGTGTAATTTTACaatatgttcatgcatttaataaatgTCTGTGTAATTTTAGAAAGTGTCCATTCCTTCataaaaaagttcatgtattttcAAATATTCATTTGTTTATAAAAAGTATACATTAAAAACATAAAAGGAGTAAATCCAAAGGGAACAATTCTTGGAAGAAACCCGCTTCCGTTCCTTTGGTATCCATAAGTTGTTGCCGAGGCACGATAACACACTTAACGGGAGAGGCCCATGGAGTGTGTCAATAGGTCTACCTATTAGAAAAATTGAAGATAAGGCCTCCAATTTTTTTTGGAGCAATAAGATTTGGATTTAACTAATTAAGGTGTACCTTTGGCGCAGGGACTATTTATCGCATTAAGCCATTGCACAAGGCTCTCTCGCGTCCACATGAACTGTGTCGGGCTGGCCCATGTAGCGCGTGCATATTCCAGAAAGGTCAGAAATAAAGGACACGACCGCTGCGACCGAAAATGGTCTTCGGGCTTCTCAATAGCACAGCTAACCACTTTGTATATTTCATGTTACTGGTAAGTAGTAGGATCGAGATCTATTAGAAGCGACCGAGCCACtattctccatttttttcttttgtttcatttGGCTTTGCTTCTCCTTTTttgctttctttcttctttcttttcaaaTCAGATCTATTTCATTCTTTTTTGTTTCCCTTTTTCTCCAGTTTTTGTTtggtttccttttttatttcttcattttttgttttttgtgtgctttcttatctttgtttttgttttcactctacattttcgtacatGTCAATTTCTTTTGTAACAAGCGATCAACATTTGttgtatacacgttcaacattgttCGAACGCTTTTTCAACatctttcaaatatttgttcaacattttaatagttattcaacatttctataaatacttcttcaacatttttgtACTTATTCAACATTCTTAAATACTagttgaacatttttaaatatcTTTTCAACATTTTTCTAATAATTGTTCAAATAGTTGTTAAACATATTTTTATTTCTTGTGCAGCATTTTTCATATGatcgttcaacattttttaatacctattcaacatttttcaaatacttgttcaatatttttaatatttattcaatgttttccaaatacttgttcaacatttttcaaattcttgttcaGCATTTTTCATATaatcgttcaacattttttaatacctattcaacatttttcaaatacttgttcaacatttttaatacttattcaacatttttcaaatgtggtTTTGAAGAGTAATTTTGTAATATATAAATATAAATATGTAGAGTATATTAAAGTACAAAGAGAAGttcaaaaataacaaaaaaataagaacagaaaatagaaagaaaaaatagGTTGTGGCTCCCGTGCGGCTGGGCTGGCTGTCTGCGGCCCAGTCGGGCGATTTCCTTCAGAGAGGGAATGCTCGTGGCTCGCGTAACGCGACAAATAGTTGGAGTGCTCCTATGCGCCGCTCGTTGCGGCGAATGGTCGAGCGAACGCATAGGCACGTCtctagctgggctggcccattagggAAATGCtgtgaaaaatcccaaaaatcacTACTCGAGGGAGGGATTGAACCAGGGACCTCCTTCTATGTACGCATGAGCCTAGCAAATGGATAGATAAGCTTTCTTGGTTTACTAAGACGCGCGAAGCTAAAAGGTAATGTAGATCCAAACATTTTGTCAAATTCTGAACGCTAACATTATTTTGAAAAAGTGTTTTTGAAAATCAATCACTTTTCAAACTTTAGAAGAAAAACTAAAAAgcttgaactttttttgaatatgtgaacaaaattttgaTAAAATGAACACTTCTTAAAATCTTTTTTGAATTTAGAGAACATTTtgtaaagcacgaacattttttgggaatcttgagaacaaattttgaaacggagaacaaattCGGAaccgtgaacaattttttaaagcatgaacatttttttgaatcttgagaacaaattttaaaaagaagaacaaatttggaagcgcaaacaatttcttgaagcacgaacattttttgaatattgagatttttttttgaaatggcaaacaaatttgaaaaatccCAAAATTTGGAAGCGCAAACAtgttttgaaaatgtgaacaaaaaattgaaaatctGGTACATTATATGAAtttcgaaagttttgaacttttttgtgtaacgagaagaatttttgaatttttgagaacattttttttaaacttaacATTTTATGGAAACACATACAAAATTTGAATATTttggaaaaaagaggaaaaaagaaaaggtAAATTTGGAAATCAAGTACATTTGTTGAAATCCCTGAATTTGTTTTTgcaaacatgaacatattttgaaatcatgaacaaaattttgaaagcaagaacaaattttgaaacatgaacaatTACTGAATTTCTGAACAAATTTAGAAAtctagaacattttttgaaattcctgtacatttaaaaaaaattgtgaataAAAGGTTGaacacgtgaacattttttgaaatttggaacAAATATTTGAAACTATCTAacaaaagaaacaggaaaaaaacataaataaaagaaaaaatagaaagaaaaagaaaaggaaataggaacaaaaaaagaaaaaaaagaaacagagagaaaaagaaaaaagaaaaaggggaaataGATTGACCGGTCGAGGAACCTTCTAGaaaggttcccaaaaccgaaaCAAACCACTGGGAAACTTCTAGAAGATTCCTAAAACTGAAACCTTCTACGTACTATAGATGGGCCAGCCCAAATCGCTCGCTCGCTCTGTTAggctctacggtagggtgcgtcgactacaaattaaaatttttctacgcgcAGAACAAttaggaacatgctacgggaatggatcacagatcgttaccactagacgcgcagtgccgtgcaacggaagaagagttggggcagcgcgtccacgtggttcgtctcctcctcgtccgatctccctcgaacagccggtcgttggatccctcgtacaggttcgccggagcggcgcaagtgcaccgcctctaacggtatccgcgcgtgcaggaggaacgtcgtgcggtaggctgctaggtccgatcacacaaccggcggcgagtggaggtgtctattcgcaacacatgcaaaccctagtgacatcgccgaagcgatcaactaaataaatgtgccgcacctccactatttataggatccatcgcgggctcaacacttgggccttgcacggatcCTAAAGCCGCATTCCAAGTCCAGCtgagatcacatccgaccagtgtcctccgaaccgacctcgtaggttccttcccttaagcgcgcgaccccttaggttcaagtcggcttggtcatagttcggatcacctccgacctgcacggttggtagcggcctctaccAGGGCGTGCCGACTGATGAGGATAcaaacctagggtagggtcacaggcctgacctatacgccctacccaaggtcactaccctagaagcaaagaagtccaagaggcaacaaGGAATACCCAgggaaggtgtcgagtgcaatccactcgaagAACCATATCACTCGGGTATCCCTCTTACCTGATGTCACTCGACTATACAAGgaaccactcgacctactgaagaccaaGAGTCACTCAACACTGCAACGGTCAGgagttcactccgtagtctttaagatcattaatagtacttatggctggcgttatcagtaacgccccgtctttatgtacattgaaccccttgtaatggaggatggctggggtcctggcgcactctatataagccacccccctcctctggcacaatggttcgcaccccctgtaacaccacacgcatataatccagtcgaccgccttcgggcaccgagacgtagggcttttacttccaccgtgaagggcctgaactcgtaaatcttgtgtgtacaactccaccatagctgggatcttgcATCTCcataccccctttctactgtcagtattaggaccacgatagttggcgcccaccatggggcaggtgtcttagcgacttgttggtgaagttcgtttttccgatccccatcatcatggtttccggcggtggattggctgagggccgcgagatccgtctcggcacgctcgttttcgtcgccgacgactctgcctggcttcaggaagctccccttgacatcgaggcgctccccgttcgaggggcgacgcactttcgtgcATGCGtacgcggcgtccttctccggcaaccgtcgacccagtatcggtcggctcccgtggttTCTTCTCTCCCCGTTGTTCGCCgttgcaagcgatccggtcggtcgcgac
Above is a window of Triticum aestivum cultivar Chinese Spring chromosome 6B, IWGSC CS RefSeq v2.1, whole genome shotgun sequence DNA encoding:
- the LOC123138125 gene encoding calcium sensing receptor, chloroplastic, whose product is MAFTPTSVSATLAPSAPPPPAATKGTPRRAPWNAAPLAAAAASSTAALMAATPAARAAALSKEDVAGSFTKVVDTVDVVIGVGGKVAEQSFVVLRALGEAAKPALPVLQNAGEQALKLASPVVSDASRQATEALQGAGVDLAPFQSAFKTVADAAQPAIGAAKPIASETVQTIGSLEGTDYVVAAGAAFLAYLLLPPAWSLLSYGLRGYKGDLSPAQALDMVTSQGYLIIDVRSENDKAKAGVPQLPSNAKNKIIALPLEELPNKIKGMVRNAKRAEAEIAALKISYLKRIGKGSNIVVMDSYGDNSKIVAKTLNSVGFKNCWVMAGGFSGGKGWAQSRLGTDSYNLSVVEVVKPSRVIPAAAERFVTVSSTSTPSRTTRKLLPGNVDS